In one Henckelia pumila isolate YLH828 unplaced genomic scaffold, ASM3356847v2 CTG_80:::fragment_2:::debris, whole genome shotgun sequence genomic region, the following are encoded:
- the LOC140873822 gene encoding probable WRKY transcription factor 43 produces the protein MDNINIPPAPILDQSMQNLQYPQLLSSQNHNIDDFCNIFLPEQTAISSVREGEGIVRRNAGNCGKKRRYKNIPARVAFHTRSSEDILDDGYKWRKYGQKSVKDSIHPRSYYRCTHHTCNVKKQIQRLSKDTSIVVTTYEGIHNHPCEKLMETLTPILRQLQFLSRF, from the exons ATGGATAATATTAATATTCCCCCAGCTCCCATATTAGACCAATCCATGCAAAACCTGCAGTACCCTCAATTGCTTTCTTCTCAAAATCACAATATTGATGATTTCTGTAACATTTTTCTGCCGGAGCAGACCGCGATTTCTTCGGTTAGGGAAGGGGAGGGTATTGTACGACGAAACGCGGGGAACTGTGGTAAGAAAAGGAGGTACAAAAATATTCCGGCAAGGGTTGCATTTCATACCAGGAGTTCAGAAGATATTCTTGATGATGGATACAAGTGGAGAAAATATGGACAGAAATCTGTCAAAGATAGCATCCATCCAAG GAGTTATTACCGGTGCACACATCATACGTGCAATGTGAAGAAGCAAATACAGAGGCTTTCAAAGGACACCAGCATCGTTGTCACGACGTACGAAGGAATTCACAATCATCCCTGTGAAAAACTAATGGAAACATTGACCCCCATTCTCAGGCAGCTCCAATTTCTATCAAGATTCTGA